The DNA segment TGCTGCAAATTGTCCTATCAGTATTAATGAAAGTACCAGTAAACGTTCAATGATTCCTATTAATTTGCCTGCATTGGGTAAACTATCCTCTTTATTGATGGAGTCTGAAATTTGTATTTTAGATATCTTTAAGATATTGCCAATGATGATATTGGTTGGTTTGGTTACAAATATAAAGCTGGCAATAGTGGCCAATGTCTTTATTTTCAGATCCAATAAAAACGTGACATTACCCCAGTAGGCGTATGCTACCGAAATGATGATTACCATATGAATGCCTTGATCCCAAAAGAAGAAATTTTTTAAAGGGTACCTTAGTTGGATCGTACTTTTGGCTATGTCAGTGATCAGGTGCAAGCTCATTAATAAAATAGCGGCTTTCCAGAAGTGTATATTCAGTGATGCTATGTAACTTAATACCCCAACGATGAGCACATGGTATATGTGATTCCAGGTAAGTGCTTTTTCGCCTTTTTTATCCGACATAGCTTGTGTCTGGAAAATAAAATCAGCTAGCAAATGTGCTATAAATAATAGGAGGATGAGCTTAATCTGCATGATTGAAATAATTTTCAAAGTAGTTTACTGCTTTCTCAATGGCTAGCCATCCGGCAGCAGTTGAATGTTGGCTAATGGTTGACTGGTATTTTTCTAATTTTGATGCGATTTCTTTTTCTGTATAGCCCAGTAATTTTAGATAAATGACTTCACTTTGTTTGGGAGAGAAACGTGTAAAAATCGTATCAAGCAATGCTAATATAACATCAAATTCGTTTTGTATTTTTTCATTGGAACTGCAAAAATACATGGTGTTCTTAATAACTACCTTTTGCTTATTGGAAGTGGAATATCGTTTAATTGCTCTTCCTGAGAGATAAATGGCTTCCCCATCAATAATTCCTTTTTCAGGCTTAAAAGTCTCTAGTGGAGCAATGGCAATGGCTAGCCTAATGCCATGTTCACTGAAGTGCTTTAAGCGTGTCTTATCCTTTTTGTTAATCTCCAATGAAAGAGATTTAACAAAAGCTTTTAACAGTAGAGCTATGCGAAGAGCAAAGGTGGGTTCGTTTAATGCAAATTCGATGTAATCGCCTTGTATAAGCCGTCCGTAAAATTTCTCATTCTTATATAATTCTCCTAAATTATCTATCAGTTTATGGATAGATTCCTCTAAATTTCGTTTTTCAATTTCATTTAGGGATGTGTAGGAAATTACATCTGCTGATATTGTTGCAAAATACATGATTCTTGTGTTTATCGGTAAATATACACATAAATATTATTTATCGGTAAAAAAACCGTTAAATTAACAATGTGTTATACATTGTCTTTTGCTAAGCGATCACGTTGCTTACTTTTTTATTGGTGCATCTTACGGTTGGCTAATTAGTCTTTGCAAGAAAACTCCAAATACTGTGTTATTCTCATTTTTGAAACAGTCATTTACAATCAGTAAACTTTTTGTTTTCAAAAATATCGAAAGCCTTGTCTTTGAAGCTTTCTTATCAAAGACAGAAAAAACAGTCGTTCTCTTGCAGCCACTAATTAGCGAGTAAGAGCTTAGTTACCTACATGTAATGTATGAAAATTTTTCTTTGTAGTTGTACGATTCATAAAAAAATAGGCCTCTGTTTGTTCGTTTTACGTTTTTATGTCGTATGTTTGCAACATACAACATAAAAATAGAGGAGATGATTAAAACGAATGTTTTTAGTGAAGAACTGCAGGAGCTGGCGCGTTTTGCCAAAGCCATTTCGCATCCGGCAAGATTAGCGATTCTGAAGTATCTAGCGGAAACCAAGACTTGTATTTCAGGTGATATTTCAGGTTCGTTACCTCTTAGCAGGAGTACGGTATCTCAACACTTGAATGAATTAAAAGAATTGGGATTGATACAGGGAACCATTGATGGATTAAAAGTTAATTACTGTTTGTGTAATACTGATATTAACAGATATCTTCTTTTGCTCGAAAGTTTTTTTGAGCCCATCAAATCGGTCAGTATTCATTGTGATACAAACCAGGTCAAAGAGTCGAATTCAAAATAAAATGTAGGAATAACTGGAGTATATCAAACGAGCTATGGGAATGGGTTCATACACAGGAGTATGGATCATTTTAGTGAGTTTCATATGGCCATTGAAAGATAAATTATAAACATATGAAACTGGCCTGGCCAGCGCAAATAATTGGGCACATGGGTGAATGATTGGAATTTGCACCGGCTAGTGACGTTTTGCTAATTTTTAAACGGATGAAAGTATTGATTTTATGTACAGGCAATAGCTGTAGGAGTCAGATGGCTCATGGCTTTTTGCAATCATTTGATGCAAATATTACTGTGTGCTCAGCGGGTACAGAAGCATCGGGTAAGCTGAATGCTAAGGCTGTTAAGGCAATGGCTGAAATAGGTATTGATATTAGTGGACATACTTCTGATTCGGTTAGTAAGTACTTGGATGAGGAATGGGATTATGTTATTACTGTTTGTGGTGGCGCCAATGAAGCTTGTCCTGCCTTCGTGGGAAAAGTAAAACATCGTTTGCATATTGGTTTTGATGATCCTTCTCATGCATTGGGTTCAGAGGAATTTATATGGAGTGAATTTATACGGGTACGTGATGAAATAAAAGCAGGTTTTAGAAAATTTTATGACGAACAAATTAAACGGTAAGTATGAAACGAGCCATGAGAATAGATTCACACACAAGGGGGTGATTGTTTTCGGTGAGTTACTTATGGTCTTTGAAAGATAAAATTTATATATATGAAAGCACAGGATTTAAAATTTGTTGTGAAAGAAAAATATGGTGAAATAGCTTCACAAAGTAAAAAACAAAATCAAAGTTCTTGTTGCGGCAGTACTGGTTGTAGTGATCATATGGACTATACTATTTTTAGTGATGACTATACTAAGTTGGCAGGCTATCGTCCGGAGGCTGATTTGGGATTGGGGTGTGGTTTGCCTACCCAGTATGCTGAGATAAAATCCGGTGATCATATATTGGACCTGGGCTCAGGAGCGGGTAATGATTGTTTTGTTGCGCGTACCATAATTGGAG comes from the Saccharicrinis fermentans DSM 9555 = JCM 21142 genome and includes:
- a CDS encoding DUF3307 domain-containing protein; the encoded protein is MQIKLILLLFIAHLLADFIFQTQAMSDKKGEKALTWNHIYHVLIVGVLSYIASLNIHFWKAAILLMSLHLITDIAKSTIQLRYPLKNFFFWDQGIHMVIIISVAYAYWGNVTFLLDLKIKTLATIASFIFVTKPTNIIIGNILKISKIQISDSINKEDSLPNAGKLIGIIERLLVLSLILIGQFAAVGLILAAKSILRFNGTQKSEYILIGTLLSFGFAVLAGILITQFTIQ
- a CDS encoding ArsR/SmtB family transcription factor; protein product: MIKTNVFSEELQELARFAKAISHPARLAILKYLAETKTCISGDISGSLPLSRSTVSQHLNELKELGLIQGTIDGLKVNYCLCNTDINRYLLLLESFFEPIKSVSIHCDTNQVKESNSK
- a CDS encoding arsenate reductase ArsC, which gives rise to MKVLILCTGNSCRSQMAHGFLQSFDANITVCSAGTEASGKLNAKAVKAMAEIGIDISGHTSDSVSKYLDEEWDYVITVCGGANEACPAFVGKVKHRLHIGFDDPSHALGSEEFIWSEFIRVRDEIKAGFRKFYDEQIKR